From Drosophila santomea strain STO CAGO 1482 chromosome 2R, Prin_Dsan_1.1, whole genome shotgun sequence:
GCTTAAAACTCCCGCCGTGTCGCCCAATTTAATAATACTAAAATGCTTAAATGCTTTACAAGCAATTCTTCcagcaaaaggaaaatattgtgCTGCTGGTTCATTACTTCCTCGGCAATTACAACATCCGCTCTGAGTCACCACTTTTCTTCTTCGAGTTTCCCTAATGACACTCATCAACTTGAtgcaaatatatacatatgtatatatgtatatttaccaTGGGTTTTGCTATGCACATATTTTTGACCAGTCACGTCGGCCCATAAAAAATAAGCAATGATAGCAAATGCTGACATAACAAAGCACAAGAAATGGCAAGGTTCTCAAATTCACACGGCGATATCATTAGTATCAGagaagcaacaaaaaactTGGAACAACACTTTTAACTCATTTATCATTTAACTCCAAAGACATCCTTACATATAGGCAACTCATTCTGAAAAAggtttaaaatataaaagggGACGTGGAAAATAACTGAACAACATTTGTGATACGTTCTCTAAGTGCACTTACTCCTAAGAAGAATCAGAGGTttacaaaagtaatttaagcCCGGCATTGAGCCCAACTTATTGTGAGTGAGTCATGTGGCTGGTTTGAGTTGCAAGTTGCGGGTGCAACGCCATGCATGCCAAACAGCAACGCTGGGCCTCAGAATGCGAGGCACGATCGAGATGTGCTCAAAACGGACGATGATGAATTGCACAGACCTGGCCTAAGCCCATACAAACCCCAAACTAATCGCTCCTCTCATCTTCTTCCTTGCAGGCCCATGTGGTCACCGCCTTCGAGCAGTCGCTGTCCAACATGACCAACCGACTGCATCAATTGACGGCGACGGCGGAGCGAAAAGACGGCGAGCTGACGGACATGCGGCAGACCATCGAGTTGCTGAGGAAGCAGTCCATCCAGGCGGGACTGACCACGGCGCACATGCAGAGCATGGGTGTCCAGACCCAGGGTCAAGGTCAGCTTCAGGCCCTGGGTCAGCCGGGCTCAGACCAGAAGCCACCGACCTCGGGCTCCCAACGCGCCATTAATGCCAACAATGGCTCCATGCCCCTGGGAATGCAGCGACAGCACAGCACCGACTCCATGTGCTCCCTGAACTCCATCAGTTCCGGGTGCTCGGCGGCCCAAGACAAGAACAAGGCCAACAAGAAGAAGGGCTGGCTGCGGAGCAGCTTCACCAAGGCCTTCTCCCGCAATGCCAAGATCTCCAAGACTAGTCGTCATGTGGggcaccatcatcatcacaaCCACTCGCAGCAAGAGTTGGCTGCTGGGAAAATTCCCCTGCACAATGGTCACGGTGAACCCTTGGGACTGGCCTCGTTGGCCACCCAACCTGCTCCTCCTCTGCCGAATAGCAAGCAGAGCAGTCCCGCCAAGACCGTCACCCTCATCGACAATGCCAAACCCATCGATGCCATTGAGCAGGAGGATCAGCATGTGGTCGAGGACCTCAAGAAGCAGCTGCGCGAAAAGGATCTCGTCCTGACTGATATTCGCCTGGAGGCCTTGAGCTCGGCCTCCCAGCTGGAGAGCCTCAAGGAGATGATGAACAAGATGCGGGCGGAGATGATGTCCCTGAAGCACAACAATGAGCGTCTCCAGAAACTGGTAACCACGCGCTCCTTGGCTGGTTCGGAGGCCAGCTTGGGCCAGGCCATCAGTCCCAATGGATCTGTGGCTGGAAGCTCCGAGGTGTCAAGGCGCTATTCCCTCGCCGATAGTAACAATCGCCCTCCCATGGAACTACCGGCTCGACTCACTGAGGAACTTGAACTGGAGGAGGAGTGTTTGCCACCTGCCCCGGCTCCCGAACAACCATCACCACCGGCTCCAAATGGCGTCAGTGTGGCTCCCCTCAGTCCCAGTACGCACGTAGACCTAACACCACCTCCTCCTGCCTTGGAGGCGGCTCCTATGGCCAGTCCTGTGCACATGGCCAATGCCACGGAGGAGTTGGCCGATGTGTGCGATGGCAAGAAGATAGCCATTGCCTGTTATCTGGGCCAGCCAGAGGCGTTTTCCAAGTACTGTgaggagctgcaggagctCGATGGCTTCTATGCCAATGGCCACGAGGCGGATACCCAATCCCAAAGCGAGAGGAAGTCCAACTATGCCAGCGCCAGCTGCAACGAGTTCGTCATAGCCTGCACCTACATCTCCGGAAAGACAACGTGGCAGAATCTGGACTACGTGGTGCGCAAGACCTTCAAGGACTACGTGGCGCGCATTGATCCGGGCACCAATCTGGGTCTCAATACGGACTCCATCACCTCGTACCATTTGGGCGAGGCGAAGAGGGGTCCCGAAATGGGATTCCCGGAACTGCTGCCCTGTGGTTACATAGTGGGCAGTGTGAGAACCCTATATATTTGCCTACAGGGGGTGGGAAGTTTGGCCTTCGACAGCCTCATCCCCCGCAGCATTGTCCACCGATACATCAGCCTGCTCACGGAACACCGTCGGCTCATCCTGTGCGGGCCCAGCGGCACTGGAAAGTCCTACCTGGCCCGTCGCCTAGCCGAGTTCCTTGTGGCCCGCTCCGCCAGAGGCAACCCTTCGGAGGCCATTGCCACGTTCAAGTAAGTCTTGAAGAGTCCTCTATATATTTTCGATTGGTATACCACTTCTACCCCTTAGTGTTGACCACAAATCCTCGAAGGACCTGCGTCAGTATCTGGGCCACATTGCCGAACAGGCTGCCATTGCCAATGGAGTATCCGAACTTCCCTGTGTTATTATCTTGGACAACCTGCACCATGCCTCCGCCTTGGGCGATGTCTTCTCCTGTCTCTTGAGCGCCGGGCCTGCCAACAAGCTGCCCTGCATCATTGGCACCATGTCGCAGGCCACTTGCAACACCACCAACCTGCAGCTGCACCACAATTTCCGATGGGTACGTCTTTGAGGAGCCTTAAAAATTGTATCATTACTTATTGTGCTCATCACTTATTACAGGTTCTCACGGCCAATCACATGGAGCCCGTGAAAGGCTTCCTGGGTCGCTTCCTGAGGCGGCGACTCTTCCAGCTGGAACTGCAGACGCAACATCCTCAACCGGAGTTGGCGGCAGTTCTGGCCTGGTTGCCCTCCGTTTGGCAGCACATCAACCGATTCCTGGAGGTGCACAGCTCCAGTGACGTGACCATCGGACCGAGGCTATTCCTCGCCTGCCCGATGGATCTGAAGGACTCGCAGGTGTGGTTCACCGACATCTGGAACTACCACCTCTCGCCATATTTAGTTGAGGCGGTGCGCGAGGGAGTTCAGCTCTATGGACGACGAGGAGGTGCCTGGAACGACCCCTCCGCCTTCATTAGGAACTCCTACCCGTGGCCCTACGGTCCGGACTCAGTGCCTCCATTGCGACAAATCAATGCCGAGGATGTGGGACTCGAAGGCGTGGCTCTAACCAACGGAGACCAACAGGATCCCTTGGtaagatatataattaagTTTCTCTTCTtgatttttaacttttttctATCAATAGCTCAACATGCTGATGCGCCTGCAGGAGGCGGCCAACTACTCGGAGGCTCAGGACCAGGAATCCGATTGCGCCAGCTTGGACTCGAATGTCACACCCGAAAGTTCCGCTGGAGCAGAGTGAACAGCTTTATAAGCCAACCACTTCGTACATGCCAAATTTAGATGGACTAACTAAAGGAAACACACCAGCTGAGGGTCTGCTGCACCCAAGATAACCTTCTCCCCGCACAAATGAGACTTCTTGCTCTACTTTCGCAGCGAGGTTCAAAAGCAGTTCCAAgagttttccatttgcacCAAGTCACCGACTTCTCCACCCATCGTATCTAACCACGCCCTGCCATCTAGAGTAAATTGCACTTTTTAGCGCACTtgttaaaaatgcaaattgtccAAGCAACTAAAGAAACCTGATAACGAAGCACTACCATCCCAAAATGCTAGGACCCCGGCTGTGTTTCCGAAATACCCAACTCTTGAGAAATGAAACCTTGAGTGACATGAAATGTTAAGGAGATAAGACAAGTGAATTCATTTTTGTACATATAAAACCAACTGAAAACCCAATCCCCTATGCTTAAGTGTGAAGGTCTAGactttttataccctttaTCCCAGCCCAGAACCGGCGGatcatataaatttaattgcaactaATACCTAACACTACTGTAAATGTAGCTTTAAGTTTTTGCTACTACCAATTTACAAGATGTATAGTTGAAGGAAAAAGCTTTCActttagtttaattatttgcgTAATTATCATTAAATATTGTTACAAACATATTGCATATTTATAAAGCCCAATAAAGCAAAAtaccatttaaatatttattatgccAAGCCGCGCTTAAACACAGGAATACGCGAGAGTGAATACGTAATTCCCCATCCTCGATAAAATAGCAAAATTTCCGAACCCAGGTCCCGATCGAAAGATAAGCTCATATAATACCAACTCAAGCAGCAAAACTATATGATACGATAAAGCAAATTATGTGTCTCTGTCTAATTTAAATGTGTGCATTTATGAGATATGacatcaaatcaaaataaaataaaatatcaaacattAATTGTTGTTTCTTTTATGCGCGCAAGCTACAAGTATGATATAAAGTGCATCTCCTGATGTGCCATTTAAATATCCCGTCATGTTGCGatacaaaacgaaaaagaaTTGCTGgagttatttgttttttccttAGTGCATTTTAAATATCCCGCCAAGTTGCGATACCCAATGACTTATCGatgtattgatattttttattttttcaatcGCGGTGCGGTCACACTGTTGTGACTGGAAAATACCGAAATTCCGAGTCAGAATTACCCATCCATATATACAATCTTTTGTATATTCCTCTTGGTCACATTGTTCAGCAAGTCTAAGAAAAGTAGGTAAAAGtgctttaaaaattgtttaaattataaaaatcaCCTATTACCTGGACCACAAACCTAAATATCTAACGAGCGGGACAAGCAACACTAGATATATTGGAAACCCCGTTGCCACCGGTTTAAAAGCCGTTTTCCGGTAGATACAACCGCCCACCGATTACACAACATCTGTGATGGCAGTGAAAAATGGGAGAATTATGCGGAAATTATGCCAAGCACAGCACGAAATCGGAAGAAATAAATGACCAGTAGGGCTAGTGGAATGGGATTCCTATGGAAATAGTTTCTGTAACTCAGCACGTAGTGCAGCTATCTGTTACATAACCTCCAACTAAGTGGGCTCCATATAGCCCACTGCAGACCCGTGACAATTCACATCTTACCGCCTAGTTAGTTGGTTTGGAAATGTTACTTTCGCGGGTCCAAGACCTTATGTTCCTTTTTTGATACCTTATAATTTGACATTCATGTTGTTCCTTTGCAGACTCTGTGAGAAAATGGCCCTGCGACTACTCAACAGTGCTGTGCTCCGCCAGCTGGCCTCCCAGCTGCCCAAGAGTGCCCAGGTGGGCAGCGTGGCCGCCGTCCACACGCTGGACAAGATCGGCAAGCGGGAGATCGTGGGCTACGGCTGGAACGGCACCGCCTGCTACGCAGATCGCGTGGATTACCCTCTGCCCGCCGTGCGTTTCCGTGAGCCCACCAACGAGATCAACGCTCTGCGCGCCAAGGAGCAGGGAGACTGGAAGAAGCTCAGCCCCCAGGAGATCAAGGCCCTGTACCGCGCCAGCTTCTGCCAGACGATCGCCGAGGTCCAGGCTGGATCCGGTGAGTGGAAGCTCCACCTGGGCGTTGCTCTCCTCTTCACCGCCGCCGCCATCTGGGTGGCCGTGCTGATGAACATCTTCGGTAAGCCTTTGACAAGTCCCTTTTGGGGTTATTCATTATTGAGCATATTCCTTCAGTGTACGATGAGTTGCCCGTTACCTTCGACGAGGAGCACCAGAAGGCCCAGCTGCAGCGCATCATCGACCTGGAAATCAACCCCGTCACCGGATTGACCTCCAAGTGGGACTACGAGAACAAGAAGTGGAAGAACTAAGTGCGCTGTCGTTAAATAATTCCGCGATTGTGTGTGATTAAGTTAGACGACTTCTATGTGTATTAAGTAAAAGCAAGATAGTCGAAATTAAAGTTATGGCTGCTGCCTAAACGAAACGATCTTGGATCAGTCAATAGTTTGTGTAAGGCAACCAACTTTCAAGTGCAGCCTTAAAGATCGATTTATTAATAGACCATATTATATGTTAACTACACACTTTACGTTATAGCTGCTTGTTAAGGACTGAAAAATGAAGCAGGCATAgccaatttattttccacttagTCATGACGATTTCGGGAtcttttgtgtttgttgtctTTGGTGGAATTTTTTTTAACCTCCTCCACGAGCATCTTTAAGGCTTCATAGGTTTTGGAGTTTTTGATCATTTCCTTTTCAAACATGCGGCCGAATTTTAAAATCAATGGTGTCAGTTTCGGAGTTAGCATCGGTCTCTCTTTTTCGGTTCTAAAAAGAAGGACTTCAAAGGCTTGCAAAACATACCAGAATAACATTACTTACACAGCTCCCTTTTTCTTCACCGCTTTCAGGATCTTAACAACGGCTAGGATGTCCTGAAATAATTTGTACTTGTCTTCAGTAGAAATTTCCCCGTCAAAGAATATCTTCAGTTCCTGATCAGTTACATTCTTCAGTCGATCCCATTCCTCCAGCTCtgccttttctttttggtAGTCGCTATGGACTCTCCTGGAAAGAATATGTTCCTTTATCGCAGAGCATCCCTATGTGATGCCGATAATGTACCTACATCCAGTGCGAACTAGCCTTAGCTGTTCGTTCCTTCTGTTTCAAATGGCCTGATCTGGGTTTGGGAGGCTCCTTTTCATTTGGGGCTGCATCCTTTGATTCCATATCTCGGCTATAGCTAAAGTAGGTGAAAGGTTGCCTTTAGGAAATGTATCTTGAACGTGGTCGGATGTGTATCTTACTGATTGTACCAATCGTAACCCTCGTATGGAGGTCTGTGCAGATTGTGTGGTCGAAGGTGACGCTGTCTGTCATTCTCCGAGTGGTTCTGGTTAGCTTTGCTGTCCACATGGACTAGGAGAATCAGCAGGCAATGGAGGATGAGGATGCCAGCGGGATAGAGCCTTGATCCCATGGCTGTAGTTTTacttatgtacatactttttaCTTATGCGTAAAATCACAATTGAGATGTATTATGGAACCAATTGATTCCCAATTAGTGATTTAccttaaaatacaaaaaaaaaaacacatttatttgAATTGTCATTATTATTTAGTCATTTTAAAGCTAGTTTTTTCATATGTTTAAAATCCATTTCTCATTAGAAATGTATATCGCTTGGCTAGCAACAATTAatacaattcaatttattattaacacATTTAAACATTGAAAATGCTCAATTAAAAGTGATCCATTGATAGATGGACAAGGTTTCCGCTTCCCATTGTCTGACGAGATCTGAGATCTTAGCTATAGGTAATCGCGTGCAATCCCGACCTTGTCGGCCATTAGATGAATTTATGTCTTCCTTCTCGATAGCGTGGAATCCATCGTGACCCATGTGTCTGGGCAATACTATCTGCAGCCACAAAAAGAGGCACTTCGATCAATTTTTGTATAACTTAACCTATTAAGCAGAAAAAAACCAACCGCATTGTGCAACTATAGAATGTCAACTAATTTCATTCGTCATCTTTAAAGTTCTAGGTAAAACCATATAGGGTTTCCTCATTTCtgaccaaataaataaattatcaaTACTAAAAGTATCAATACTAGTTTTTAATTAGTTATCTTCCGAGCTTggttacaaaattattttgtatagtGGGTAGAATTAGCTAAGGACCTGATGTGGTAAAAGCGTCGTTCCAGTGAGCCCAATGTTTCTCCGTCTTCAGGCTGTGAAAGCCATCATGTGCTCTGACGTGTCGAGGTCCCTTTGTATGGTTCCCCGGCTTTACATATGGATCTCCTCCATTTTCGGCGCCAGTCGGAtcgtttgtgtctgtgttGTCCGGGCTATCAACAATATCGGTTCTATTTGTGGGCGCTCCTGTATCCTCCGACACCGCTACAATGGGCTGAGTTACTTCTCCGGTAGGAGTGCCTTCAGTTACTGGAGAAGCTTCACCAGCTGCTTGCGTTGCTGGTGATGATTCAGCCGCAGGGGTTTCCTGAGCCTCGACAGCGGCTACCAAGAATATAGCGATTCCAATCTAGAACAAAGAATACTTTCGAGTATGAGCGAACAAGAGGGAATGCCCCATGTGCCTCACCAGCTTCAGTTCAAGTTTCGCCATGCTCACGTCACACCTGACACATATGCTGCGTCGAAACCAGAAGCGCCGACTGGGCAAAGCCACCTTTTATAGTCGCTGCGCAGGTGGAATCGATTGGAGCAattcaaaattgatttgagCAATCGCTGCTTTTCGCTGATTTTGCGAGCAGAACCAATTCTCTTTGTGACCAACTGATAGATGGCGACTTTAATTGCCAACGCAGTCGGGGAAATTCCGGCAGACGCATCCAACACCTGATGCCAATCGGGTTTTTCGAGAGAGATCATGAGCTGATTGCTCTGGGGCTGACTGTAATTGTGGGCTTACCGATTTCCATAATTGTGGGCGATTCTGGGCTATATAAGTCAGCTATGACCGGCAGACAACAATCAGTTTTCGCTGGGCCCTTGCTAGTTGAGCTTAGTCGGTTGGGATGTTCATCAAGCTGCTACTAATCAGCCAGGTGGGTGCTAGATCTTGGCCAGGACAGGGAAAATGACTCGAGCTGTggttatttaatatatattcgACTTTTAGCTTCTGGCGCTGAGCTACGCTCAATTGTCGCTTGATGAGGCTAAAAAACAAATCGATGCCTCGGTTTATAGCGACGAGGAGACTACCGATGCTACGCACCTGCCGGAGCCCCACCTTCCCCCGCAATATCAGCCTCATCATCCCCACAAGAAAGTGACTACCAGCACTCCTGAGCCAGAAACCACAACTCCAAAGCCGGAACCCACTACAACGCCTGCGATACAGCAGAAAGGTGATGCCACTGTTGCTCCTGATGACGGACTGGGACAACTGGACGATGGTTTGCTACAAAACAATGATGGATCTGCTCTCCCGGAGTCCACCACTCCAGAACCGGAAACCACAAGCACGACGACGACCACCACTACAACTACCACAACGCCAAAGCCCCATAAGCATGAGCACCATCCTCATCCGCATTCCCACCCTTATCCATACCCCATTCAGTATCCGTACTCCCACCCTGGATTAATATTCTCCGCCGCGGGCCCAAAACTTCCCCCTCCATCGGCGACACCGCCCACTCCCAAAGATGCGGACAAGGAATCGCCGGAGTCATCTAGATACCCCTCCTATCCGAACTTTAGATCCCCTTACTCCCCCTATCAACCACCGGTGTTCAACCAGCCTCGTAACTGGCCCAGCTTTCCAGGATACGGACCTCCTAGTCCCGGTTACGGATACCCTCACAATCACGATCACGATCACGAGGAGGACTCCGGCGAAGATAAGCACAAGGACAAGTCTGGAGAAGCGGATACTGATGAGGATGTGGCCCTGAAACCACCTGGATTTGGCTACCCGCAGGTCTATTTGATTCCCCGAAGGCCAGTGATCTCTGTACCCAGCTTCCCGCGTCCAGGAGGCGGATATGGATCGCCCTACGGCTATGGACGATACTAATACTCTGCGCTGAATATTGTGATCAATTCTTCAGACCCCAGATAGTCAAtgttatattaattttatttaattcctAAAATGTACTTCCTAACACATTAAATATCgttaatattatattttcgtgtgttttgtatattattatataccATATAAGGCTTTCGATCGGGAGAGTCATAGCTTGGGATTTGCTTTCAAGTGCTAGCTCCTAAATTAACGGCTCCTAGATTCGGGAAAATGATAATTTGCTGATGTGCGCATATGAGCAGATTGAGTTATTTGCTTCTGATTTCCCTGTCGTGTAATCCCCAGGCTGATAACCCCGGCCCCCAAGCTCTCACCTTGACTATTTCCAGTCGGACGGGTTGGGATCGTAGTTGCATTTAACTGCATCGCATTCCATGCACTCAACTCATAGTTCTGTCGATCGTCGGAAGTTCGAGACGTAAGTACCTGTCGAGATCTGCGAGATGTTGCCGCTCCAATTCGTTTTGCTGGGCTGTCTGCTCATCGCACAGGGGGTAGGTATACATCGGCCTATTCCAAATCTTATGCTTCAATGCGATCTGGATTTTATAGCTATGCCACACTCTGCCGGAGCCCAAGGTAAGTTTGCTTCCAGACacttatatatacatatacaatttTTCATAATCCCCAGGTGAGAGTGCCTCGTGAAACAATCAGCATTCCGACGCATCTGTTCAAGCCCGTGGGCCAGCAGTCCAGCAACGAACCTATTTCTGATCGATCTTCCTTAAATGGCGGAAATAGGACTGCCTTGGCTGAATTAGACAATGAAGTCAAGTTTTTAGATGTTCGTCTCttctaatatatttaatatacatttatttaaatccatttttatttgcattaaaGAGATCCAGCGGAGAAGTGGAAGAAGTAACAGCCTCCTACGAAGAGGAGGAAATTCCACTGCGACCTATCCCATTTCAGCCTCGACCATTTTTTTCTCAGAGCCCTCCCAGAACAAACGGTTTTCGCATTCCTGTAAGCGTAATTAAAAGTAGTTACAAAAACTAGAAGTtactataaattattttagcAACCCAACTACGACAATGCATTCGAATCGGATTACAACGTGGGTCCCAGAGGCAACGCCTTCAACAACAGACCTTTTCCGAGTTCCCCGGATTTCCGTGACAGAGGCATTCGACCATTTCCTGATACGCCATTCCGCAACCAAAACTCGGGAACCTGGGTATCTGGACCAGTAAGGGTATCTGGACCAGTAAGGAAATCAATCTTTGTACTGGCTAAATGAACTAATAAACTGTTTTCAGGTACCTATACCATCTGGTGGCTCCATAATCCCCCTAATTGCCGGTGGTCCCAGTATTTCGGCTGGTAATAGTGGCCCTCTTGGATCCGGAGGCTCTTCAAACAACTTTTACCGGTCCGAATCCTATAGCTACACCTCTGACGGAAGAGGACCTCCGCAGATCGAGCGGGATGTGTACGACTCGCGGAATGGATTTGGATCATCATTCCGCAACTTTTAACTTTAGCTTTTCTAATAGAAACTAATAAATGAAACTCAGAGCTGATAGCTGACGTCTTCTGAGTTCTGGAATAACTAGTTGAGGCTACCAGAGATTATATCGACTTGGCAGTCTAATGTAAATTCTTCGCATTAggaataattaattattttacttgCTTCTTGCTTAATTTATTAGTCTAAACAATAGTCATAGTAAATAAGAAAAGAAGAAGTCAGTAATTATCTATGAAAGCTATTGAAAATTGGCGGTAAACAATTGTTTAAAAGAGCAAAAACAATTCCACGTAATTAATACACACTTACTAGCGAATATATTATATGGTCATTGATTGTTAAACTGGTTGATTAGATATTGCATCTAATCAATTTGTAGCTTACGGCAAGCGTgataatacaaaaaatgaactctggattattatttatgtgaGCACGGCAGCTTATGGAATTTATATACGTTGTGAATATTCATCTATAGGTAATTAACTTTTGGAAATGATTCAAAGTTAGTTGaaacataatatttatatttaaatgaaatcagAATTGGATAGCTTATCCAGCTTCTCATAGACATCCTTCTCGTTCTTAAATTCATTAAACTGCTTAACTAAGTCCGAGTTTCTAGCCAACCGACTGTCGGACCATGTGCTCATGTACTTCTCCACCTTCTGCTCGACTGATTTCAGAGTAGTTTCCAAATTTTTTTCCAGTATATGCTCCAGGTCCTCAACTCCATGCTGTATGAATAGCTGGACCACAACCTCGTCAGCTTCTGATTCGAATTCTTTGCTGCCTGCAATCGAAATGATGCTTTCCAATTCCTCAAGAGCGTCTTCCAGTCTGTTCAGCTCAAACGAATCATCGAAGTCCAGTGTGTCCAAGGCCGCGACAAACTCCTTGAGCTCCTTGAGAATGTTTCCATTGGAGTCCGGTGGTAAAATAAGTTCAGCTTCGTCGATGACCAGTTGGAAGACTTTTCTTAGCTGTTCCATGGCATCTGTTACCATTTGAAAGAGTTCATTGGACACTTCAAATTGCAACTGCCATTTGTTTATGGGAGGAGCTGCGAGCTGCGTTAAAAGTTCAAGTTTATTTCTGCAGGATATTTGCGTGGTAAGGATCTTACCGAAAGTTGGAGGGCAGCTATCGCGAACAGAAAAGTCCAAGTTATTTTGCTGGCCATGATTTCAAACTGCATCTACTTTCAATCAAACTTATTCCTTTTATAATCCCTCTCTTAAATTCACAAAGTTGATACTAAATGCAAGAACGCCTCTATAATAAATACCCGCAGATCGTGAGACAGCGTGTAGACTGTAATCAGTCCTCAGAAATCGGTGAGCGTGATAAGAACGAGTACACCCCTTCGTATTTTAATTAGTGGGCAGTGGAAACTGTCTATTTAGTGATTATAAGGTCGTATATATTTTCCAGGTTACGTTTATATCTTTATTGCTCTAAAGTATCAGTTCCCGAGATCTGCACATGTTGATCGGACGTGCGGAAATTTTCCGAttccaaatgcaaatacaatatTTCTCTTTGgagtacatatatttaaaggCCATTGCCTCATTTTATAACAAACATTTCCTAATTCAAtgatattgtttaaatatttttctatgtATTTACAGCTTTCATCCAAATACCTCTGGCTACCCCCTGCACTAATGCCTGAGCCAGTTTGGTGTAGTCCATTAGCTGGAGCTCAGGAAGTTGGCTCTTTAGGTTTTGGGGAAACTCCAAGAAGGTTGTGATCAGACTGTCGTTAGTTTCGGTGGCCAATTGGGTCATATTGGAAACTAATTCACTCTTGTCCTGCCGACTTAGTCGCAGATACTTAGTGAGATGCGGCTTTACCTTGGCGAAGAATCTGCGGATGGCGATCTTCTCGCCGGGCAAAACCTCAATAAGCAATTTATTAGGAGTGTTGTGGTACATGAGGTCGCTGTTTATCCAGGCGAAAATATAGAAAGCAGTGCTGTAGTAGTCCTCGTTCCCAGCAACCAGGTCGAGCTCCTCGAAGTACTGCCGATCGATGGATTCGTTGGCTGGAAGACCAGGAAGTCTTTGGCGGGCATCTTCGATGGTCGCGTAGAGCACTTGGTTGAAGAGCCTCTCCACCGCCTGAA
This genomic window contains:
- the LOC120445739 gene encoding uncharacterized protein LOC120445739 isoform X2 is translated as MLPLQFVLLGCLLIAQGLCHTLPEPKVRVPRETISIPTHLFKPVGQQSSNEPISDRSSLNGGNRTALAELDNEVKFLDRSSGEVEEVTASYEEEEIPLRPIPFQPRPFFSQSPPRTNGFRIPQPNYDNAFESDYNVGPRGNAFNNRPFPSSPDFRDRGIRPFPDTPFRNQNSGTWVSGPVPIPSGGSIIPLIAGGPSISAGNSGPLGSGGSSNNFYRSESYSYTSDGRGPPQIERDVYDSRNGFGSSFRNF
- the LOC120445739 gene encoding uncharacterized protein LOC120445739 isoform X1; translation: MLPLQFVLLGCLLIAQGLCHTLPEPKVRVPRETISIPTHLFKPVGQQSSNEPISDRSSLNGGNRTALAELDNEVKFLDRSSGEVEEVTASYEEEEIPLRPIPFQPRPFFSQSPPRTNGFRIPQPNYDNAFESDYNVGPRGNAFNNRPFPSSPDFRDRGIRPFPDTPFRNQNSGTWVSGPVRVSGPVPIPSGGSIIPLIAGGPSISAGNSGPLGSGGSSNNFYRSESYSYTSDGRGPPQIERDVYDSRNGFGSSFRNF
- the LOC120445742 gene encoding uncharacterized protein LOC120445742; its protein translation is MQFEIMASKITWTFLFAIAALQLSLAAPPINKWQLQFEVSNELFQMVTDAMEQLRKVFQLVIDEAELILPPDSNGNILKELKEFVAALDTLDFDDSFELNRLEDALEELESIISIAGSKEFESEADEVVVQLFIQHGVEDLEHILEKNLETTLKSVEQKVEKYMSTWSDSRLARNSDLVKQFNEFKNEKDVYEKLDKLSNSDFI
- the LOC120445741 gene encoding uncharacterized protein LOC120445741; the encoded protein is MARSGRSSSFLIGSTCWSVVTGLICLALADSVRVPERSPAILTENTIQAVERLFNQVLYATIEDARQRLPGLPANESIDRQYFEELDLVAGNEDYYSTAFYIFAWINSDLMYHNTPNKLLIEVLPGEKIAIRRFFAKVKPHLTKYLRLSRQDKSELVSNMTQLATETNDSLITTFLEFPQNLKSQLPELQLMDYTKLAQALVQGVARGIWMKAVNT